The following coding sequences lie in one Metallumcola ferriviriculae genomic window:
- the pgsA gene encoding CDP-diacylglycerol--glycerol-3-phosphate 3-phosphatidyltransferase: MNLANKLTLARIFLVPVFMIILLVHLRYGEYIAAGIFILAASTDGLDGYIARSRKQITRLGKLLDPLADKLLVTAALISLVELDKIPAWIAVLIIGREFAVTGLRTIAAGEGVIIAASRWGKLKTISQIVAIVAILIHDFPFNYINIPIGVISLYVAVIFTLWSGFDYFHKARKLLRGSLK; the protein is encoded by the coding sequence GTGAATTTAGCTAATAAGCTGACCTTGGCACGGATATTTTTAGTACCGGTTTTTATGATAATTTTACTGGTACACTTAAGATACGGCGAATATATAGCTGCAGGCATATTTATACTGGCCGCCAGTACCGATGGCTTGGACGGATATATTGCCAGGTCTCGCAAACAAATTACCAGGTTGGGAAAATTGCTAGACCCATTGGCTGATAAGCTGCTTGTGACAGCAGCGCTGATATCTCTCGTGGAGTTAGACAAAATACCGGCCTGGATTGCTGTTTTGATAATAGGCAGAGAGTTTGCGGTAACAGGGTTGCGTACCATTGCTGCCGGCGAGGGAGTGATTATTGCAGCCAGCCGATGGGGTAAATTGAAAACTATTTCCCAAATAGTGGCTATTGTTGCCATCTTAATTCATGATTTTCCTTTCAATTACATTAACATACCTATTGGAGTAATTTCCCTTTATGTAGCAGTAATATTTACACTATGGTCAGGTTTTGACTACTTCCATAAGGCAAGAAAGCTGCTACGAGGGTCACTCAAATAA
- a CDS encoding AAA family ATPase has protein sequence MLKEVLIGTSIAFLVFLAAAGYDIVPLLLLAGVAMMFFIVADKKGLGQGRRFEDYSAKTTIGFDQIGGQQAAKQELTEALDFIINPQKVEELGIRPLKGIILLGPPGTGKTLLAKAAANYTDAVFLAASGSEFVEMYAGVGAQRVRKLFQQAREMAVKGKKDRAILFVDEIEVLGGKRGSHGSHLEYDQTLNQLLVEMDGLKANDDVRVLLIAATNRADMLDEALMRPGRFDRQVKVPLPDKDGRKEILKIHCTNKPIVTDVDLDQVAKDSYGFSGAHLESVVNEAAIMAFRNNMQAIIPEHFREAIDKVMLGEKLDRKPTSEEVERIAVHETGHALISEILRPNSVSHLTITSRGNALGYMRQTPQDDQYLYTRKQLVDQIKVCVAGAEAEKLILNGSSTGAGNDYQQAVNLVYKIISVGLSSLGIVDMENADKGSITSEMNSILNEQNHAVKEMLNQYHRPLVAISRRLMTDEHISGQQLRQYLQADQANASI, from the coding sequence TTGCTTAAAGAAGTGCTGATTGGGACTAGTATAGCATTCTTGGTATTTCTCGCCGCGGCAGGATATGATATTGTCCCATTACTACTTCTGGCAGGTGTGGCAATGATGTTTTTTATTGTTGCGGATAAGAAGGGGCTGGGTCAGGGTCGTCGATTTGAAGATTATTCGGCCAAAACTACCATTGGTTTTGATCAAATAGGCGGCCAGCAGGCTGCGAAACAGGAGTTAACAGAAGCATTGGATTTTATTATTAATCCGCAAAAGGTTGAAGAATTAGGGATAAGACCGTTAAAGGGAATTATATTATTAGGTCCACCCGGCACAGGGAAGACTTTGTTGGCAAAAGCTGCAGCAAATTATACCGATGCAGTTTTCCTAGCCGCGTCAGGCAGTGAATTTGTGGAGATGTATGCAGGCGTAGGGGCTCAACGGGTAAGAAAGCTGTTCCAACAAGCTCGGGAGATGGCAGTGAAAGGAAAAAAAGACCGGGCAATACTCTTTGTTGACGAAATTGAAGTATTAGGTGGAAAAAGAGGTAGTCATGGCAGTCATTTGGAATATGACCAGACACTAAACCAACTTTTGGTAGAGATGGATGGATTAAAAGCTAATGACGACGTGAGGGTTTTGCTGATTGCTGCTACCAACCGTGCTGACATGCTTGACGAAGCATTGATGAGACCAGGAAGGTTCGACAGACAGGTGAAAGTACCTTTACCTGATAAGGATGGCAGAAAAGAAATTCTTAAAATACATTGCACGAACAAGCCGATTGTGACGGATGTTGATTTAGACCAGGTGGCGAAAGATAGTTATGGTTTTTCCGGGGCACACCTTGAAAGTGTGGTTAATGAGGCAGCCATTATGGCTTTTAGAAATAATATGCAAGCCATTATTCCGGAACATTTTCGCGAGGCAATCGACAAGGTTATGTTAGGGGAAAAATTAGATAGAAAGCCCACCAGTGAAGAGGTGGAGAGGATTGCGGTCCATGAGACAGGGCACGCACTAATAAGTGAAATATTACGGCCGAATTCAGTTTCCCATCTGACGATTACTTCTCGGGGCAACGCCTTGGGCTATATGCGTCAAACGCCCCAGGATGACCAATACCTTTATACGAGAAAACAATTGGTTGACCAAATTAAAGTATGTGTCGCCGGTGCCGAGGCAGAAAAACTAATCCTGAACGGCAGCAGTACCGGTGCTGGAAACGACTATCAACAGGCTGTAAATTTAGTCTACAAAATTATCAGTGTTGGTTTATCTTCCCTCGGCATAGTAGATATGGAGAATGCTGATAAGGGTTCTATTACCAGCGAAATGAACAGCATTCTTAATGAGCAAAATCATGCAGTTAAAGAGATGTTAAATCAATATCACCGACCATTGGTTGCTATATCTCGTCGACTTATGACAGATGAGCATATTTCCGGTCAACAACTACGACAGTATTTGCAGGCAGACCAGGCAAATGCATCTATTTAG
- a CDS encoding metallophosphoesterase family protein encodes MQRLRLMHKNQWANLFMALVGAILIVSIFGHMQFQVEALQFNLSMQIFDHGVTEIIIPPVGTISAKTHATPLRFTIRLVNIDMGLLRQLLDKSPGQEKLIAKLETELLRTLRIFILRILLLAALGGMFGVFLLRRKRAATYIRGAITGVILMGLLLFGSYNTYNTDSFLTPKYEGILSAAPWMVGLAEKALGKIDKLGEQMQVMASNLYDLFEKVDTLQPVGSQTDTLRLLHISDMHNNPAGYDFVQQIVRDFKIDAILDTGDLSDFGSPLEAKLVSRLEDLDVPYMFVSGNHDSPAIVEAMKNLKNVVVLEGTTYQLKGLKIFGFGDPAAVSTSITPPNPKLVDEYVDSIQTKFEKNIPVDLIMIHNPGIAREFAGTVPVILHGHDHKLKLRDIDGTHIIDAGTSGAAGIRGLQTNKEVPYSVVLLHFKKTKDGYRLIAADSIKVFNLRSGFQLERTLFSDVNVIVK; translated from the coding sequence TTGCAAAGATTGCGATTGATGCATAAAAACCAATGGGCAAATCTGTTTATGGCTTTAGTCGGGGCTATTTTAATAGTTAGTATTTTCGGTCATATGCAGTTTCAGGTGGAGGCTTTACAGTTTAACCTCTCCATGCAAATATTTGACCACGGAGTAACTGAGATAATAATTCCGCCAGTTGGTACAATTAGTGCCAAAACCCACGCCACCCCGTTGCGCTTTACTATCCGATTAGTTAACATTGATATGGGATTATTGCGTCAATTGCTGGATAAATCTCCGGGACAAGAAAAACTTATAGCCAAATTAGAAACAGAATTACTACGTACATTAAGGATATTTATCTTAAGGATATTACTTTTAGCTGCCCTGGGCGGGATGTTTGGAGTTTTTTTACTACGCCGAAAAAGGGCAGCTACATATATCCGTGGCGCTATTACTGGAGTAATACTGATGGGGTTATTGCTGTTTGGCAGTTATAATACATATAATACTGACAGCTTTTTGACACCAAAGTATGAAGGAATATTAAGCGCAGCACCGTGGATGGTAGGGCTGGCTGAGAAGGCATTGGGTAAAATTGATAAACTAGGCGAACAAATGCAAGTAATGGCAAGTAACCTTTATGATTTATTTGAAAAAGTAGATACACTGCAGCCGGTAGGAAGTCAAACAGATACCTTGCGTTTACTGCATATTTCTGACATGCACAATAATCCGGCCGGGTATGATTTTGTTCAACAAATAGTGCGGGACTTTAAGATAGATGCGATTCTTGATACCGGGGACTTATCGGATTTTGGCAGCCCTTTGGAAGCAAAACTGGTTTCGCGATTAGAAGATTTAGATGTTCCGTACATGTTTGTCTCGGGTAATCATGATTCGCCGGCGATTGTTGAAGCTATGAAAAACTTAAAAAATGTTGTTGTTCTAGAAGGAACAACTTACCAGCTGAAAGGTTTGAAAATTTTTGGCTTCGGTGACCCTGCAGCAGTTTCTACCAGCATCACTCCTCCCAATCCTAAACTCGTTGATGAATATGTAGATTCTATCCAGACAAAATTTGAAAAAAATATACCAGTTGATTTAATAATGATACATAATCCCGGTATTGCACGAGAGTTTGCCGGCACGGTACCTGTAATCCTCCACGGGCATGACCACAAATTAAAATTACGGGACATTGACGGAACCCATATAATCGATGCCGGTACCAGTGGTGCCGCCGGTATCAGGGGCTTACAAACCAATAAGGAAGTACCATATTCAGTAGTGCTGCTGCATTTTAAAAAAACTAAAGACGGATATCGACTTATAGCAGCTGATAGTATTAAAGTATTTAATCTACGCAGTGGTTTCCAATTAGAACGCACCCTTTTTAGTGATGTGAACGTGATCGTAAAATAG
- the recA gene encoding recombinase RecA — protein sequence MSEKQRALEMALGQIEKQFGKGSIMKLGQSTAKLNIDVISTGCLAMDMALGVGGVPRGRIVEVYGPESSGKTTVALHIIAEAQKNGGTAAFIDAEHALDPLYARNLGVDIDNLLVSQPDTGEQALEIAEALVRSGAIDVIVIDSVAALVPRAEIEGEMGDAHVGLQARLMSQALRKLSGAISKSHTTAIFINQIREKVGVMFGSPETTPGGRALKFYASVRLDVRRIETLKQGQEMVGNRTRAKVVKNKVAPPFKQAEFDIMYGQGISQEGCIVDIGVEMGVIQKSGAWYSYGDDRLGQGRENVREFLKDNKDLKEELESKVRKAISEKLGLPVAEEKVEQAEAN from the coding sequence ATGAGTGAGAAACAAAGGGCTTTAGAAATGGCGTTGGGTCAAATCGAAAAACAATTTGGCAAAGGATCAATAATGAAGTTAGGGCAATCCACGGCAAAACTCAACATTGATGTAATTTCGACAGGCTGTTTAGCAATGGATATGGCTTTGGGGGTTGGAGGTGTTCCTAGAGGCAGAATCGTAGAAGTCTATGGGCCTGAATCTTCGGGTAAAACCACTGTGGCGTTACACATAATTGCTGAGGCCCAAAAAAATGGAGGAACCGCGGCATTTATTGATGCAGAGCATGCTCTGGACCCTCTGTATGCAAGAAATTTGGGCGTTGATATTGATAACTTACTAGTATCCCAACCTGATACGGGTGAGCAAGCTTTAGAAATAGCCGAGGCCCTGGTGCGCAGCGGCGCAATTGATGTAATTGTCATTGATTCGGTTGCTGCCCTTGTGCCGCGAGCGGAAATAGAAGGCGAAATGGGCGATGCACATGTGGGATTACAAGCCCGGTTGATGTCTCAGGCTTTGCGAAAGTTGTCCGGTGCCATCAGTAAATCTCATACAACAGCAATTTTTATTAATCAAATTCGTGAAAAAGTAGGGGTAATGTTTGGTAGTCCTGAGACCACTCCAGGTGGCAGGGCATTAAAATTTTATGCCTCGGTAAGACTGGATGTGCGCCGTATTGAAACCCTAAAACAGGGTCAGGAAATGGTTGGCAATCGCACCCGGGCAAAAGTGGTTAAAAATAAAGTAGCCCCTCCCTTTAAACAAGCGGAATTCGATATAATGTATGGTCAAGGCATTTCTCAAGAAGGATGTATTGTGGATATTGGGGTAGAAATGGGCGTTATACAGAAAAGCGGAGCATGGTATTCCTATGGAGACGATCGATTAGGACAAGGCAGGGAAAATGTACGTGAATTCTTAAAAGATAATAAGGACCTTAAAGAGGAATTGGAATCAAAGGTTAGAAAGGCAATTAGTGAAAAATTGGGTTTGCCTGTTGCAGAAGAAAAGGTAGAACAAGCAGAGGCTAACTAA
- a CDS encoding regulatory protein RecX: protein MSDKVMAAALRLLNFRWYTESELIDRLNRKGFESDEINNVMTELKSLGYVDDKRFVDQWVSQRKRLKPMGKIRIKHELQAKGVQREVVDKVLEEMLPQIEEHDIALSLADKKLKKNPRIEWRKLAAFLTRRGFSWEIVSRVGRELDINNQK from the coding sequence ATGTCCGACAAAGTGATGGCAGCAGCACTGAGGTTACTTAATTTTCGTTGGTATACAGAGTCGGAATTGATTGACAGGCTTAATCGAAAGGGTTTTGAAAGTGACGAGATTAATAATGTAATGACTGAACTTAAGTCTTTGGGTTACGTAGACGACAAACGATTTGTAGATCAATGGGTTTCCCAAAGAAAAAGGTTAAAACCAATGGGGAAGATTCGTATAAAACATGAATTGCAAGCTAAAGGTGTTCAGCGGGAGGTAGTAGATAAAGTGCTTGAAGAAATGCTTCCCCAGATTGAAGAACATGACATTGCACTGTCACTAGCGGACAAGAAACTAAAGAAGAACCCACGAATAGAGTGGCGCAAACTGGCGGCATTTTTAACAAGAAGGGGATTTTCCTGGGAAATAGTATCCCGCGTTGGCAGAGAGCTTGACATAAACAACCAAAAATAA
- the rny gene encoding ribonuclease Y, whose protein sequence is MDLIPILIAIILGLIGFAIGYFLRKYLAEAKIASAEQAAEKIIGEAQKEAEAKKRESLLEAKEEVHKLRSEVEKENRERRSELQRLDRRLVQKEEALDKKSDSLEKKDEGLQKKLEDADNLKIELESLHHKQVTELERLSGLTSQEAKDILLTNVQEEIKHESAIMIKEMEDQAKAEADKRSKEIVTMAIQRCAADHVAETTVSVVTLPNDEMKGRIIGREGRNIRTLETLTGIDLIIDDTPEAVILSGFDPIRREVARIALEKLILDGRIHPARIEEMVEKAQKEVEQHIREEGEQATFETGIHGLHPELVRLLGRLKYRTSYGQNVLKHSIEVAHLAYMMAEELGMDSQLAKRAGLLHDIGKAVDHEVEGPHVKIGADLAKKYRESSDVVHIVGAHHGDIEAESMEAVLVQAADAISAARPGARRETLESYIKRLETLEEIANSFEGVEKSFAIQAGREIRIMVKPERVDDASSPQVARDIVKRIEQDLEYPGQIKVVVIRETRSVDYAK, encoded by the coding sequence ATGGATTTAATTCCCATATTGATAGCGATTATACTTGGTCTTATCGGATTCGCAATAGGGTACTTTCTTAGAAAATATTTAGCCGAGGCTAAAATTGCTTCTGCGGAACAGGCAGCAGAAAAAATTATTGGTGAGGCCCAAAAGGAAGCTGAGGCTAAAAAACGGGAGTCCTTACTTGAGGCTAAAGAGGAAGTACACAAACTACGCAGCGAAGTAGAAAAGGAAAACCGTGAACGACGCAGCGAGCTTCAACGCCTGGATCGGCGCCTGGTACAAAAGGAAGAGGCGTTGGATAAAAAGAGTGATAGTCTTGAAAAGAAAGATGAAGGGTTACAGAAAAAACTTGAAGATGCTGATAACCTAAAAATCGAATTAGAGAGTCTTCACCATAAACAGGTAACAGAATTAGAACGGTTATCCGGATTGACTTCCCAAGAGGCAAAAGATATTTTGCTGACGAACGTCCAAGAAGAAATTAAACATGAAAGTGCAATAATGATTAAAGAAATGGAAGATCAGGCCAAGGCAGAAGCGGATAAACGATCTAAAGAAATTGTAACAATGGCTATCCAACGTTGCGCAGCAGACCATGTGGCAGAAACAACTGTATCAGTAGTTACTTTGCCTAACGATGAAATGAAAGGCCGAATCATCGGGCGTGAGGGACGCAATATTAGAACATTGGAGACTCTTACTGGCATAGATTTGATTATTGATGATACTCCGGAAGCTGTTATCCTTTCTGGTTTCGATCCAATTCGCCGCGAGGTTGCTAGAATCGCGCTTGAGAAACTAATATTAGACGGCAGAATTCATCCTGCGCGTATTGAGGAAATGGTTGAAAAAGCGCAAAAAGAAGTTGAACAGCACATTCGCGAAGAAGGTGAACAAGCTACATTTGAAACCGGTATTCACGGTCTTCATCCAGAATTGGTTCGGCTGCTGGGAAGACTTAAGTACCGTACCAGCTATGGACAGAATGTGTTAAAGCATTCCATTGAGGTTGCTCATTTGGCATATATGATGGCCGAAGAGCTGGGTATGGATTCGCAATTGGCTAAGAGAGCAGGTTTGCTTCATGACATTGGTAAAGCTGTTGACCATGAAGTTGAAGGTCCACATGTTAAAATCGGGGCAGATTTGGCGAAGAAATATCGTGAAAGCAGCGATGTGGTGCATATTGTTGGCGCGCACCATGGAGATATTGAAGCTGAAAGTATGGAGGCAGTACTGGTTCAGGCTGCTGACGCTATTTCAGCTGCAAGACCCGGAGCCCGAAGAGAAACTCTTGAATCTTATATTAAGCGACTGGAGACATTAGAAGAGATTGCTAACTCCTTCGAAGGTGTTGAAAAATCTTTTGCTATTCAAGCAGGTCGGGAAATTCGTATTATGGTTAAACCTGAACGGGTGGATGACGCTTCATCGCCACAGGTGGCTAGGGATATCGTAAAACGAATCGAGCAGGATCTTGAGTATCCTGGACAGATTAAAGTAGTGGTAATCCGAGAGACCCGCTCGGTAGATTATGCAAAATAG
- a CDS encoding TIGR00282 family metallophosphoesterase, with protein MNIMMIGDIVGRPGRNIVRQILPELRRDYAIDLVIANGENIAGGIGVTRETVAELYNSGVDVITTGNHVWDKKDVFNFIDQDQYIVRPANYPPETPGKGYTIITIDNVNVAVVSLAGRVFMEPLDCPFRTAKDKLDSIHNKADVFIVDFHAEATSEKQALAWFLDGRVSAVCGTHTHVQTNDARILPGGTAFISDVGMTGPYNSVLGVDKDLVIKKFTGQLPVRFEVANGPCQFNAVIVEVDICLGRAKEIETVNFVR; from the coding sequence TTGAATATAATGATGATTGGTGATATTGTTGGGCGCCCTGGAAGGAATATTGTTCGTCAAATTCTTCCTGAACTACGGCGGGATTACGCAATAGACTTGGTAATAGCGAATGGTGAAAATATTGCCGGTGGTATTGGTGTCACCCGAGAGACGGTCGCCGAACTTTACAACTCTGGAGTAGATGTGATTACAACGGGTAATCATGTTTGGGATAAGAAAGATGTATTTAATTTCATCGACCAGGACCAGTACATTGTTAGACCTGCCAATTACCCACCAGAAACGCCCGGAAAAGGTTATACAATTATAACCATTGACAATGTAAACGTCGCTGTAGTCAGCCTGGCCGGCAGGGTTTTCATGGAGCCGTTAGACTGTCCTTTTCGTACAGCAAAAGACAAACTTGATAGTATTCATAATAAGGCAGATGTTTTTATCGTTGATTTTCATGCCGAAGCAACATCAGAAAAACAGGCCTTAGCTTGGTTTTTAGATGGGCGGGTTTCTGCTGTTTGCGGCACCCATACACATGTTCAGACTAATGACGCCCGCATTCTGCCGGGAGGCACAGCCTTTATAAGTGATGTCGGCATGACCGGTCCCTATAATTCGGTATTAGGCGTGGACAAGGATTTGGTAATAAAGAAGTTTACTGGACAGCTCCCAGTAAGGTTTGAGGTTGCCAACGGACCCTGCCAGTTTAATGCGGTAATTGTTGAGGTTGATATTTGTCTTGGTAGAGCAAAAGAGATAGAAACGGTTAATTTTGTCCGATAA
- a CDS encoding stage V sporulation protein S, with product MEVLKVSAKSSPNSVAGALAGVLREHGGAELQAIGAGALNQAVKAVAIARGFVAPSGVDLVCIPAFTDIMIDGEERTAIKLIVGPR from the coding sequence ATGGAAGTGTTGAAGGTTTCAGCAAAATCGAGTCCAAATTCTGTTGCAGGCGCTTTAGCTGGTGTTTTAAGGGAACACGGCGGCGCTGAATTGCAAGCTATTGGTGCCGGTGCGCTTAATCAAGCAGTTAAAGCGGTAGCTATTGCCCGAGGTTTCGTTGCTCCTAGTGGTGTTGATCTGGTTTGTATCCCCGCATTTACAGATATAATGATTGATGGTGAAGAGAGAACTGCAATTAAATTAATTGTGGGGCCTCGCTAA
- a CDS encoding dipeptidase — translation MNAFIVDTHCDSVKWLAQGVSLRNHPGHLDLTRLNSAVKLQFFAMFVESSYKPQRAMERTLELIDLSLQSMEQNKDVLTMVNTREDLQQLTTAKTCGALLAIEGGEAIIDTYMVRHLFRLGVRSIGLTWNQRNRLADGVLGGSGGLTQLGKKVVKEMNALGILVDAAHMSPKSFWDVLRTSSQPIIVSHANCRALCDHVRNLTDLQIKTLAAQDGVFCLTFAPDFLKENGSTIDDLLDHIAYAADLIGPEHIGIGSDFDGVDSLPEGLKGVEDYYKIYQGLEQRGFSESECQAISGGNVRKLLMRILPKEVGKS, via the coding sequence TTGAATGCATTTATCGTGGATACTCATTGTGATTCTGTCAAATGGCTTGCGCAAGGTGTCAGTTTGAGAAACCATCCAGGTCATTTGGATTTAACCCGCCTTAATTCCGCTGTAAAGCTCCAATTTTTCGCAATGTTTGTTGAAAGCAGTTACAAACCTCAGCGCGCGATGGAGCGCACATTAGAATTAATTGACTTATCTTTGCAGTCAATGGAGCAAAATAAAGATGTCCTTACTATGGTGAATACCCGGGAAGATTTGCAGCAATTGACCACGGCTAAAACCTGCGGTGCCCTGCTGGCAATTGAAGGCGGTGAGGCTATCATAGATACCTATATGGTGCGTCACCTTTTTCGCCTTGGAGTTAGAAGTATCGGTTTGACTTGGAATCAGCGCAACCGACTGGCAGACGGTGTATTAGGCGGTTCCGGCGGCTTGACTCAATTAGGTAAGAAGGTGGTAAAAGAAATGAATGCTTTAGGTATACTGGTAGATGCGGCCCATATGTCACCTAAATCATTCTGGGATGTGTTGCGTACCTCCAGCCAGCCAATAATAGTATCTCATGCCAATTGCCGCGCACTGTGTGATCATGTTCGCAATCTTACAGATCTACAGATAAAGACTTTGGCAGCTCAAGATGGAGTTTTTTGTTTGACATTTGCCCCTGATTTCCTCAAAGAAAATGGCAGTACAATTGACGATCTCCTTGACCATATAGCGTATGCCGCGGATTTAATAGGTCCTGAACATATAGGTATCGGATCTGATTTTGATGGTGTAGATAGCTTACCTGAAGGTCTTAAAGGTGTAGAAGACTATTATAAAATATACCAGGGGTTAGAGCAACGCGGCTTTTCTGAAAGTGAATGCCAAGCAATTTCAGGCGGGAATGTAAGAAAATTACTGATGCGGATACTACCGAAAGAGGTGGGTAAAAGCTGA
- a CDS encoding PHP domain-containing protein: MVVDLHTHTTASDGAVSPEELVKLALTAGLHAIAVTDHDTVGGLAAAEEAAAKLPIKVIPGIEISTDWQDEEIHALGYFIDYNCQKLQKVLDILAEERFQRGKKMVSKLRRIGILISWARVQHLAKEGVVGRPHVAQAMLEEGYVGNISEAFRKYLSKGQVGYVCRMKLTPAEAVKLIRDAGGVPVLAHPGLLRNHHKLGEIISKGFQGIEVYYPQHDSEQVRLYLTLAQQYGLVVTGGSDFHGASRAKNKLAASTVANKVVSDLVKIREETKHGNCK; this comes from the coding sequence ATGGTAGTGGATTTGCATACCCATACTACTGCATCCGATGGTGCAGTTAGCCCTGAAGAGTTAGTCAAACTAGCATTGACAGCCGGGCTGCATGCTATTGCAGTTACTGACCATGATACCGTAGGAGGTTTAGCAGCGGCGGAAGAAGCGGCTGCTAAATTGCCTATTAAAGTCATTCCGGGGATCGAAATTAGTACTGACTGGCAAGATGAGGAAATCCATGCATTAGGGTACTTCATAGATTATAATTGCCAAAAACTGCAGAAAGTGTTGGATATCTTGGCAGAGGAGCGTTTCCAGCGGGGTAAAAAGATGGTGTCAAAGCTGAGACGGATAGGAATATTGATATCCTGGGCAAGGGTTCAACATCTGGCCAAAGAAGGTGTTGTGGGGCGGCCCCACGTTGCTCAGGCTATGTTGGAAGAAGGCTATGTGGGAAATATCTCTGAGGCTTTTAGGAAGTATCTGTCTAAGGGTCAGGTCGGTTATGTATGCCGAATGAAGCTTACGCCGGCTGAGGCTGTAAAGTTGATTAGAGACGCGGGGGGAGTCCCGGTACTGGCTCATCCTGGTTTGTTACGTAACCACCATAAACTAGGAGAAATTATTTCCAAGGGATTTCAGGGGATTGAAGTATATTATCCCCAGCATGATTCAGAACAGGTTCGCCTTTATTTGACCCTGGCGCAACAGTACGGCTTGGTGGTTACAGGCGGTTCTGATTTCCATGGTGCCTCCAGGGCGAAGAATAAATTGGCTGCATCGACAGTTGCTAATAAAGTCGTGAGCGACTTAGTAAAGATACGAGAGGAGACCAAGCATGGAAATTGCAAATAG
- a CDS encoding LL-diaminopimelate aminotransferase, which translates to MEIANRLRGQDSAIFSEMDRLRVVEEDKGRDIINLSIGSPDLPPPPHVVEALSSAVNDYNNYGYALTQGMKELRQAVADMYLKRFNVKLDPATEILSLMGSQDGLAHIYLAFINPGDWGLIPDPGYPIYSFGLFLAGGRKYPMPLVKDNDFLPDLSAIPEEIADKAKIMVLNYPNNPNAAVADKAFFEEIVKFARKHHIIVCHDVAYSELAYDGFSPDSFLSVPGAKEVGVEFYSVSKTYNMAGCRLGFVVGNSKVINALEKIKSNIDYGVFKPIQQAGIAALTGSQEWVRDLASTYAKRRDVLVDGLVELGWQVDKPKASMFVWLPVPKPFQHSIEFAMDLLKRAGVVVVPGIAFGDMGDKYVRLALVCSKERLQEVVDRISAHY; encoded by the coding sequence ATGGAAATTGCAAATAGGCTGCGCGGACAGGATTCAGCTATCTTTTCTGAAATGGACAGATTGCGTGTAGTTGAAGAAGATAAAGGAAGGGATATCATTAATTTAAGCATCGGGAGTCCGGACCTTCCGCCCCCACCCCATGTGGTAGAAGCTCTAAGCAGTGCGGTAAATGATTATAATAATTATGGATACGCCCTTACACAAGGAATGAAGGAATTGAGACAGGCCGTGGCTGATATGTATCTGAAACGGTTCAATGTGAAGTTAGACCCGGCAACAGAGATATTGTCGTTAATGGGATCCCAAGATGGATTGGCCCATATTTATTTAGCATTCATTAACCCAGGTGATTGGGGGCTAATTCCTGACCCGGGTTATCCGATATACAGTTTTGGCCTATTTCTTGCCGGGGGCAGGAAATACCCCATGCCATTGGTGAAAGATAACGACTTTTTACCGGATTTATCTGCCATTCCAGAGGAAATAGCGGATAAAGCTAAGATTATGGTTTTGAACTATCCGAACAATCCTAACGCTGCGGTAGCGGACAAGGCATTCTTTGAGGAAATCGTTAAATTTGCCAGGAAGCATCATATTATTGTTTGTCATGATGTTGCATATTCTGAACTCGCTTACGATGGATTTTCCCCTGACAGTTTTTTATCCGTTCCTGGCGCGAAAGAAGTGGGAGTTGAATTTTATTCAGTTTCCAAGACATATAATATGGCTGGATGCAGACTAGGTTTTGTAGTGGGCAACAGTAAAGTTATTAACGCATTGGAAAAGATAAAATCAAACATTGATTATGGAGTATTTAAGCCGATTCAGCAGGCTGGGATTGCAGCGCTTACCGGTTCACAAGAATGGGTAAGGGATTTGGCAAGTACCTATGCCAAACGCAGAGACGTTTTAGTTGATGGACTAGTTGAACTTGGTTGGCAGGTGGATAAGCCTAAAGCGTCCATGTTTGTATGGCTACCAGTTCCAAAACCTTTTCAACATTCCATTGAATTTGCAATGGATTTATTGAAAAGAGCCGGGGTCGTAGTGGTTCCAGGTATTGCGTTTGGGGATATGGGAGACAAATATGTACGATTGGCTTTGGTTTGTTCTAAAGAACGGCTTCAGGAGGTCGTAGATAGAATTTCCGCCCATTATTAG